A section of the Salmo trutta chromosome 4, fSalTru1.1, whole genome shotgun sequence genome encodes:
- the LOC115192707 gene encoding uncharacterized protein LOC115192707 — MRPISNTVEIFVSGLDAASLSLLASNFGLKRRTGRRWAKDGISFPASFGCSFLSSSLLLASITCIIFSLVENISKRRESHFFAALGGSSAVTAATMSLNDTFSSFFASPPSCSVTLVVSFLGSDSANIGGSSSTTICFLSRDQPLSLDFIMPFGFWITLRRGSAAGKESLLSSFFSVNGVVGADTAFSGLASWLFFGLAGNKSFSGDAVFASGEELVGFVPTGLASEVALVGVLGSVDSFNSFCCTTLALATGDSVFEKGGIVLRWVSGVGVLGFG, encoded by the coding sequence ATGAGACCCATCTCAAACACTGTCGAAATTTTCGTTAGTGGCCTTGACGCAGCCTCTCTTAGCCTTTTGGCATCAAACTTTGGGCTGAAAAGGAGAACAGGCAGACGATGGGCGAAGGATGGGATTTCTTTCCCTGCATCCTTTGGCtgctcttttctctcctcctcacttTTGCTGGCTTCAATCACCTGCATAATCTTCTCTTTAGTGGAGAACATATCAAAGAGAAGAGAATCCCACTTCTTTGCTGCCTTGGGTGGATCGTCAGCCGTTACGGCTGCCACCATGTCTTTAAATGACACCTTTTCATCCTTTTTCGCTTCACCTCCTTCCTGCTCAGTCACCTTGGTGGTTTCTTTCTTAGGATCTGATTCTGCGAATATAGGTGGTTCTTCTTCCACTACCATATGCTTCTTGAGCCGTGACCAACCACTGAGTTTAGACTTCATCATGCCCTTTGGCTTTTGGATCACTTTAAGAAGAGGTTCAGCTGCTGGGAAAGAGTCTTTACTCTCTTCCTTCTTCTCTGTCAATGGTGTGGTTGGAGCTGATACCGCCTTTTCAGGTTTGGCTTCCTGGTTATTCTTTGGTTTAGCCGGCAACAAAAGCTTCTCAGGAGATGCAGTCTTTGCAAGTGGAGAAGAATTGGTCGGCTTTGTCCCTACTGGTTTAGCCTCAGAGGTTGCTTTGGTTGGCGTTTTAGGCTCTGTTGATTCCTTCAACTCTTTCTGTTGCACCACACTGGCTTTAGCCACAGGAGATTCTGTTTTTGAGAAAGGAGGTATTGTCTTGCGTTGGGTTTCTGGGGTGGGTGTCTTGGGTTTTGGGTAA